AAGATATTATTCGCAAGATGAAATAGGAACCCCTTGGTGTGTTACGATAGATTATCAAACACTAGAAGATAACACTGTAACCATTCGTGATCGCGACACTACTAAACAAGAAAGAATTAAAATCTCCGAAATAAAAGCTTTTGTAGAAAGTAAAATTAGGGATTATCCCTAATTTGGGATG
This window of the Patescibacteria group bacterium genome carries:
- a CDS encoding glycine--tRNA ligase (Catalyzes a two-step reaction, first charging a glycine molecule by linking its carboxyl group to the alpha-phosphate of ATP, followed by transfer of the aminoacyl-adenylate to its tRNA) gives rise to the protein RYYSQDEIGTPWCVTIDYQTLEDNTVTIRDRDTTKQERIKISEIKAFVESKIRDYP